Proteins from a genomic interval of Ciona intestinalis chromosome 9, KH, whole genome shotgun sequence:
- the LOC100178470 gene encoding FGFR1 oncogene partner 2 homolog isoform X2, whose translation MNVSIESLLADAKFLVGRLKDHDTAAESLAEQTSGLHKDIESRNTYQENLKELNKVAGHRPRSTLVLGIQQENCAIRSLQGENDELRQSLSDHQSALELIMTKYRHQMVQFTKDKNFLQVFPTNSKFSADEKQDLMKTQMLMDKHYHNLQIHEMAVVMQSAIKADEEAFQSQQEYVSTLETENRGLRDLLMITDGDLGSHFTTKMINHDTINSEINGPHLDMSEMETSDMSNITINPEDNLT comes from the exons GACCATGACACAGCTGCAGAATCACTTGCTGAACAAACCTCAGGACTTCATAAAGACATTGAATCCCGAAACACATATCAAGAAAACCTCAAGGAATTAAACAAAGTAGCAGGCCATAGACCAAGGTCCACACTAGTGCTTG GTATCCAACAAGAAAACTGTGCAATTCGTTCATTACAAGGTGAAAATGATGAACTAAGACAAAGCTTAAGTGACCATCAAAGTGCTCTTGAATTAATAATGACCAAATATAGGCATCAAATGGTTCAGTTTACCAAAGACAAAAA TTTTCTTCAAGTATTTCcaacaaattcaaaattttccGCCGatgaaaaacaagatttaatGAAGACACAAATGCTCATGGACAAG CACTATCACAACTTGCAGATTCATGAAATGGCTGTTGTAATGCAAAGTGCAATCAAAGCAGACGAGGAAGCCTTTCAATCACAGCAGGAATATGTATCGACGTTAGAGACAGAAAACCGGGGACTTCGAGATTTACTGATGATCACCGACGGCGATCTTGGATCTCATTTCACCACCAAGATGATCAACCATGATACTATAAACAGTGAAATAAATGGACCTCACCTTGACATGAGTGAGATGGAAACCTCTGATATGTCAAATATTACGATTAATCCCGAAGACAACCTGACATGA
- the LOC100186372 gene encoding cysteine-rich PDZ-binding protein-like, which translates to MVCEKCEKKLGKVITPDPWKSGARNTTEGGGRKLNENKALTQGKNRFSPYSSGKFVKCRVCKSLVHQIGAKFCQGCAYKKGICAMCGKKMINTTNYRQSSS; encoded by the coding sequence ATGGTTTGTGAAAAATGTGAAAAGAAGCTTGGTAAAGTGATCACCCCAGACCCCTGGAAATCTGGGGCGAGAAATACCACAGAAGGTGGAGGACGCAAACTGAACGAAAACAAAGCTTTAACGCAAGGAAAGAACAGATTCAGTCCATACAGCAGTGGAAAGTTTGTCAAGTGTCGCGTGTGTAAAAGTTTGGTTCATCAAATCGGAGCAAAATTTTGCCAAGGGTGCGCATATAAGAAGGGTATATGTGCCATGTGTGGAAAGAAAATGATCAACACAACGAACTATAGACAATCATCATCTTGA
- the LOC100178470 gene encoding FGFR1 oncogene partner 2 homolog isoform X1, whose product MNVSIESLLADAKFLVGRLKDHDTAAESLAEQTSGLHKDIESRNTYQENLKELNKVAGHRPRSTLVLGIQQENCAIRSLQGENDELRQSLSDHQSALELIMTKYRHQMVQFTKDKNFLQVFPTNSKFSADEKQDLMKTQMLMDKQHYHNLQIHEMAVVMQSAIKADEEAFQSQQEYVSTLETENRGLRDLLMITDGDLGSHFTTKMINHDTINSEINGPHLDMSEMETSDMSNITINPEDNLT is encoded by the exons GACCATGACACAGCTGCAGAATCACTTGCTGAACAAACCTCAGGACTTCATAAAGACATTGAATCCCGAAACACATATCAAGAAAACCTCAAGGAATTAAACAAAGTAGCAGGCCATAGACCAAGGTCCACACTAGTGCTTG GTATCCAACAAGAAAACTGTGCAATTCGTTCATTACAAGGTGAAAATGATGAACTAAGACAAAGCTTAAGTGACCATCAAAGTGCTCTTGAATTAATAATGACCAAATATAGGCATCAAATGGTTCAGTTTACCAAAGACAAAAA TTTTCTTCAAGTATTTCcaacaaattcaaaattttccGCCGatgaaaaacaagatttaatGAAGACACAAATGCTCATGGACAAG CAGCACTATCACAACTTGCAGATTCATGAAATGGCTGTTGTAATGCAAAGTGCAATCAAAGCAGACGAGGAAGCCTTTCAATCACAGCAGGAATATGTATCGACGTTAGAGACAGAAAACCGGGGACTTCGAGATTTACTGATGATCACCGACGGCGATCTTGGATCTCATTTCACCACCAAGATGATCAACCATGATACTATAAACAGTGAAATAAATGGACCTCACCTTGACATGAGTGAGATGGAAACCTCTGATATGTCAAATATTACGATTAATCCCGAAGACAACCTGACATGA
- the LOC100183297 gene encoding glutathione S-transferase omega-1: MTINSEHPLTFYSQMWCPKSQSILLALEASGLPHTTVNLAVDDKNHVCNDNEKSQPALVQNGNISKQNYKEAVQFLHGLDGANANQDVAKKTKQDRILDHFFEHILPYFEKSVVLDSPREGLDLFIEASSFLENELVTAGGSYFGGREPSFADYGLFPYFDKVGKWFQDFDDYECPRIKSWIRVMRQHPLVVKVLKDTHTNDHLARYTEDVVNRKS, encoded by the exons ATGACGATCAATTCTGAACATCCTCTAACTTTCTACAGCCAGATGTGGTGTCCCAAGTCACAAAGTATTCTACTTGCACTAGAAGCGTCTGGACTGCC GCATACCACTGTTAACCTTGCTGTAGACGATAAGAACCACGTTTGCAACGACAACGAGAAATCG CAACCCGCTTTGGTTCAAAATGGCAACATTTCAAAGCAAAATTACAAAGAAGCGGTTCAGTTTCTGCACGGTTTAGACGGCGCTAACGCAAACCAAGATGTTgcgaagaaaacaaaacaagacaGAATCCTGGATCACTTTTTTGAACAC ATCCTGCCTTACTTTGAAAAGAGCGTAGTCCTTGATAGTCCTCGTGAAGGTCTTGATTTATTCATTGAAGCTTCTTCGTTCCTCGAGAACGAGTTGGTAACAGCAGGAGGTTCATACTTTGGCGGTAGAGAACCCAGCTTTGCGGATTATGGATTGTTCCCATATTTCGATAAA GTGGGAAAATGGTTTCAAGATTTCGACGATTACGAATGTCCTCGCATTAAATCTTGGATCCGAGTGATGCGACAACATCCTCTTGTAGTTAAAGTATTAAAAGACACACATACCAACGACCACTTGGCTCGCTACACCGAAGATGTCGTTAACCGAAAATCTTAG
- the LOC100176157 gene encoding tricarboxylate transport protein, mitochondrial-like — MSDRIPSLHSVLSPTASVKNAQSSLRSCSYNNANCQGMTTRKLGALAGGKNQPKNPIKAVLAGGIAGGIEICITFPTEYVKTQLQLAESVKPPKYTGIVDCVGQTVRSHGILGLYRGLSSLVYGSIPKAAVRFGVFEALSNRVRDSNGMLTSTQGLMCGLGAGLAEAVIVVCPMETVKVKFIHDQSSANPKYKGFFRGVVQIVKEQGIKGTYQGLTATMMKQGSNQAIRFYVMTSLRNWYRGGDPGKEIGLLTTGAFGAIAGAASVFGNTPLDVVKTRMQGLESHKYKNTWDCAKQIWQNEGALAFYKGTIPRLGRVCADVAIVFMLYEQTVKFLNIVWPEKTQ; from the exons ATGTCTGATCGAATTCCATCACTTCATTCTGTTTTGTCACCTACGGCTAGTGTTAAAAATGCTCAATCTTCGCTAAGAAGTTGTAGCTATAATAACGCCAATTGTCAGGGAATGACAACTAGAAAACTTGGTGCTTTGGCTGGTGGAAAAAATCAGCCAAAAAATCCAATTAAAGCAGTATTAGCCG GTGGAATCGCTGGCGGTATCGAGATCTGTATAACATTTCCTACAGAATATGTGAAAACGCAACTGCAGTTGGCGGAAAGTGTAAAACCACCCAAGTATACAG GTATCGTAGACTGTGTAGGTCAAACTGTAAGAAGCCATGGTATTCTTGGTTTATACAGAGGTCTAAGTTCCCTGGTGTATGGCTCAATTCCTAAAGCAGCAGTCAG GTTCGGTGTGTTTGAAGCATTATCAAACAGAGTACGAGATTCAAATGGTATGTTAACTTCCACACAAGGTTTGATGTGTGGGTTAGGTGCTGGGCTTGCAGAAGCTGTTATTGTTGTGTGTCCCATGGAAACTGtgaaa GTCAAATTTATTCATGACCAAAGCAGTGCCAACCCAAAGTATAAAGGATTCTTTAGaggggttgttcaaattgttaaGGAACAAG GTATAAAGGGAACCTACCAGGGATTAACGGCCACCATGATGAAGCAAGGATCAAATCAAGCCATCAGATTTTATGTCATGACGTCACTTAGGAATTG GTACAGAGGCGGTGACCCTGGTAAAGAAATTGGATTGTTGACAACTGGTGCGTTTGGTGCTATTGCTGGTGCAGCTTCTGTGTTTGGAAATACACCATTAGATGTGGTGAAGACTCGCATGCAG ggcCTTGAGTCACATAAATACAAGAATACTTGGGATTGTGCTAAACAAATCTGGCAAAATGAAGGAGCTTTGGC GTTCTACAAAGGGACTATACCCCGGTTAGGACGTGTGTGTGCAGATGTTGCCATAGTTTTCATGCTGTATGAACAAACTGTTAAGTTCCTGAATATTGTTTGGCCTGAGAAAacacaatga
- the LOC100180939 gene encoding N-acetylgalactosaminyltransferase 7-like — translation MRWRTKNVLKLLLAVAVVSVIYHFLAVQKEIDKNRAKSDHSFDYHVNLPKDDMQQPIQKVNKDEMGEVPKGRNSLPFAWEKKDINSYDFPKFVNDDLGNYELKAPDQKRAGAGEYGEAVQLDSSLDSQVKSVIGEFGFNTVASDRISLDRAPKDLRHEECKHIDYPSHLPSVSVIIVFHNEAWSPLMRTVHNVINNTPRQYLHEIVMIDDGSHKDHLGSKLDEYVTKFNGIVKVYRNDRREGLIRARSIGAKKSSGEILVYLDAHCEAEPNWLPPLITPILNDHRACTVPLIDVIDGNKYTFTEQAGGDENGLARGAWDWSFQWKRIPITKKEKARRNRMSEPYRSPAMAGGLFAIDRNFFFELGLYDDGLEIWGGENFELSYKVWMCGGQLLFVPCSRVGHVYRLPGWRGNPPPAYVPKDAVFRNYKRVIETWWDDYSKYFYTRRPEVKSIDTGDLSVPLSYKKKLQCRSFDWFMKEIAYDIPKHYPMVEPPSGASGHISNIGTKLCLDGKFGGSGSPLTLSNCEQHGGELNWWLTWLEDIRPGGNTPDTARKVCLDCVSRDSVVSFWECHHMRGNQLWKYIFDNKQLYHSVSRSCLEASPGEGKVYARECNHNNLNQLWVWGNLNITRLAEFNSDLHQAAIALEV, via the exons ATGAGATGGCGAACGAAAAACGTGCTTAAGCTTTTGCTGGCTGTGGCTGTTGTGTCTGTGATATACCATTTTCTTGCTGTTCAAAAAGAAATAGATAAAAACAGAGCTAAAAGCGACCACAGCTTTGATTACCATGTTAACCTACCCAAGGATGACATGCAACAGCCTATACAG aAAGTGAATAAAGATGAAATGGGAGAAGTTCCTAAAGGTCGAAATTCTTTACCATTCGCATGGGAGAAGAAG GACATCAACAGTTATGATTTTCCAAAGTTTGTAAATGATGATTTAGGAAACTATGAACTAAAAGCACCAGATCAAAA GAGAGCTGGTGCTGGTGAATATGGAGAGGCAGTACAGCTAGATTCAAGTTTAGATTCTCAAGTCAAATCTGTGATCGGTGAATTTGGTTTCAATACGGTGGCAAGTGACAGAATATCTTTGGACCGAGCCCCAAAAGATTTAAGACATGAAGA ATGTAAACATATCGACTAcccgtcccatcttccctcagtGAGCGTGATCATCGTGTTTCATAATGAAGCATGGTCACCATTGATGCGAACGGTACATAATGTAATAAACAACACACCGCGACAATATTTACACGAGATTGTTATGATTGATGATGGAAGTCATAAAG ATCACTTGGGTTCAAAGTTGGATGAATACGTCACCAAGTTTAATGGAATTGTGAAAGTTTATCGCAACGATAGAAGGGAGGGTTTAATTCGAGCGCGGAGTATTGGAGCTAAAAAATCAAGTGGGGAA ATCCTTGTATACCTTGACGCTCACTGTGAAGCTGAGCCAAACTGGCTTCCACCATTAATCACTCCGATATTAAACGATCACAGAGCGTGTACGGTTCCACTTATTGATGTTATTGATGGGAACAA ATACACGTTCACTGAACAAGCTGGTGGGGACGAAAACGGACTCGCACGGGGGGCTTGGGATTGGAGTTTTCAATGGAAGAGAATTCCTATAACTAAGAAGGAAAAAGCGAGAAGGAATAGAATGTCTGAACCATACAG ATCACCAGCTATGGCGGGAGGTTTGTTCGCGATCGATCGGAATTTCTTCTTCGAACTTGGCCTTTACGATGATGGACTCGAAATTTGGGGGGGAGAGAATTTTGAACTGTCTTACAAA GTATGGATGTGCGGAGGACAACTATTGTTCGTACCTTGCAGTAGGGTTGGTCACGTGTATCGACTACCTGGTTGGAGAGGGAATCCACCTCCTGCTTATGTTCCTAAGGATGCAGTGTTTAgg aattacaagAGAGTGATTGAAACATGGTGGGACGACTACAGCAAGTATTTCTATAC TCGAAGACCTGAAGTGAAGAGTATTGACACTGGTGACCTGAGTGTTCCCCtctcatataaaaaaaagttacaatgcAGATCATTTGATTGGTTCATGAAAGAAATTGCTTACGATATTCCTAA gcATTATCCGATGGTGGAGCCACCTAGTGGCGCGTCTGGGCACATTTCGAACATCGgaacaaaactttgtttggACGGAAAGTTTGGAGGTTCTGGTTCACCGCTCACGCTAAGCAACTGTGAACAACATGGGGGGGAGTTG AATTGGTGGCTTACATGGCTTGAAGATATAAGGCCTGGTGGTAATACACCAGATACTGCGAGGAAAGTTTGCTTGGATTGTGTGAGCAGAGATAGTGTTGTGTCGTTCTGGGAGTGCCATCATATGAGAGGGAATCAACTGTGGAAGTATATT TTTGACAACAAGCAGCTTTACCATTCGGTATCTCGTTCATGCCTCGAAGCATCACCTGGTGAAGGGAAGGTTTACGCTCGTGAATGCAACCATAACAACCTTAACCAACTCTGGGTTTGGGGCAACCTTAATATAACTAGACTTGCCGAGTTCAATTCAGATTTGCACCAAGCAGCAATCGCATTAGAAGTATAA
- the LOC100178470 gene encoding FGFR1 oncogene partner 2 homolog isoform X3 — protein MNVSIESLLADAKFLVGRLKDHDTAAESLAEQTSGLHKDIESRNTYQENLKELNKVAGHRPRSTLVLGIQQENCAIRSLQGENDELRQSLSDHQSALELIMTKYRHQMVQFTKDKNFLQVFPTNSKFSADEKQDLMKTQMLMDKIHEMAVVMQSAIKADEEAFQSQQEYVSTLETENRGLRDLLMITDGDLGSHFTTKMINHDTINSEINGPHLDMSEMETSDMSNITINPEDNLT, from the exons GACCATGACACAGCTGCAGAATCACTTGCTGAACAAACCTCAGGACTTCATAAAGACATTGAATCCCGAAACACATATCAAGAAAACCTCAAGGAATTAAACAAAGTAGCAGGCCATAGACCAAGGTCCACACTAGTGCTTG GTATCCAACAAGAAAACTGTGCAATTCGTTCATTACAAGGTGAAAATGATGAACTAAGACAAAGCTTAAGTGACCATCAAAGTGCTCTTGAATTAATAATGACCAAATATAGGCATCAAATGGTTCAGTTTACCAAAGACAAAAA TTTTCTTCAAGTATTTCcaacaaattcaaaattttccGCCGatgaaaaacaagatttaatGAAGACACAAATGCTCATGGACAAG ATTCATGAAATGGCTGTTGTAATGCAAAGTGCAATCAAAGCAGACGAGGAAGCCTTTCAATCACAGCAGGAATATGTATCGACGTTAGAGACAGAAAACCGGGGACTTCGAGATTTACTGATGATCACCGACGGCGATCTTGGATCTCATTTCACCACCAAGATGATCAACCATGATACTATAAACAGTGAAATAAATGGACCTCACCTTGACATGAGTGAGATGGAAACCTCTGATATGTCAAATATTACGATTAATCCCGAAGACAACCTGACATGA